Proteins encoded by one window of Vibrio panuliri:
- a CDS encoding TolC family outer membrane protein: MKLIKLSALALLVGSSFSVSSQTLEQAVSLTITNNPEIKAAYNEFVSKYYEAEASEGAYLPKLDLDAGIGHESVDLASGTENDLTRKEASLSLTQLLWDGNATINDMSRTAADAESVRYQLLADASDIALEVSRIYLDATKAFEILQLSEANLAIHKDIHRDIKRRVESGIGSTADLSQVEARIAKAHGNLIAAQNNLFDTHTQFTRLVGQSPQGLIFPRADEDALPLTIGEGLELAKHNHPVIKIAQVDIDSARYQYQQRKGNYYPTISVEASQIWRDDAAGIEGSNDEFSAMVRLRYNLFNGGSDEDLVESAAYQLNKAKDFRDRTYRAVEEGLRLSWSALDLTVQQKEFLQDHVDSASDTVIAYEKQYKIGKRTLLDVLNTENELFEARKGYIDAKYDEQFAKYRVFNATGTLLDALRVDTPKEWHQAVEY; this comes from the coding sequence GTGAAATTAATCAAGCTCAGTGCGCTCGCTTTATTGGTTGGCAGTAGCTTTAGTGTTTCAAGCCAAACTTTGGAACAAGCTGTCTCATTAACCATTACCAATAACCCAGAAATCAAAGCGGCTTACAACGAGTTCGTCAGCAAATATTATGAAGCTGAAGCCTCTGAAGGTGCCTATCTTCCGAAGCTCGATTTAGATGCCGGTATTGGTCATGAATCTGTGGATCTTGCGTCAGGGACAGAGAACGACTTAACACGCAAAGAAGCGTCTTTAAGCCTCACTCAATTACTTTGGGATGGTAACGCGACAATCAATGATATGTCTCGCACCGCTGCGGATGCTGAATCTGTTCGCTATCAACTGCTTGCTGATGCATCAGACATCGCACTAGAAGTGTCTAGAATCTACCTAGATGCAACCAAAGCATTTGAAATCCTTCAATTATCTGAAGCAAACCTTGCAATACATAAAGACATCCATCGAGACATTAAACGTCGTGTTGAGTCGGGTATTGGCTCTACTGCGGACCTTTCCCAAGTCGAGGCACGTATTGCAAAGGCACACGGCAATCTTATCGCGGCACAGAACAACCTTTTTGACACTCATACCCAGTTTACGCGATTAGTTGGTCAGTCACCTCAAGGGCTGATTTTCCCACGCGCAGACGAAGATGCATTGCCTTTAACCATTGGCGAAGGTTTAGAGCTTGCGAAACACAATCATCCAGTGATCAAAATTGCCCAAGTCGATATCGATTCTGCTCGCTACCAATATCAACAGCGTAAAGGAAACTATTACCCCACTATCTCTGTTGAAGCGTCGCAAATCTGGCGCGATGACGCGGCAGGTATTGAGGGTAGCAATGATGAGTTTTCGGCGATGGTTCGCTTGAGATACAACCTGTTTAATGGTGGAAGCGATGAGGACTTGGTGGAGAGTGCAGCATACCAACTCAACAAAGCCAAAGATTTCCGCGATCGCACATACCGCGCGGTTGAAGAAGGGTTACGTTTGTCGTGGAGTGCACTCGACTTAACCGTTCAGCAAAAAGAATTCTTGCAAGATCATGTTGATTCCGCATCCGACACCGTAATCGCGTATGAGAAGCAGTATAAAATCGGCAAACGCACGTTACTCGATGTACTCAACACAGAGAACGAATTATTCGAAGCGCGTAAAGGTTATATCGACGCAAAATACGATGAGCAATTTGCCAAATACCGCGTATTTAATGCAACGGGAACCTTGCTAGACGCTCTCAGGGTTGATACGCCAAAAGAGTGGCACCAAGCAGTGGAGTACTAA
- a CDS encoding amino acid ABC transporter permease, producing MKPTISEAGKAPSSKTSLLYNPTFRSVAFQIIAVSALAFFIYTIVNNALTNLDSRGIATGFGFLDQEAGFGIGLSLIEYDETFSYGRTFWVGLINTALVSVLGIIVATVLGFVIGIARLSSNWLVSRLAAVYIEVFRNIPLLLQIFFWYFAVLQALPSPRQSLSLGEAIFINVRGLFFPAPVLEAGAMVVIGAFLVGIVATIVINIWANNRQKLTGKQTPMLRIGVGLIVVLPVVVYFIMGAPISAEYPELKGFNFRGGISIIPELAALLLALSIYTASFIAEIVRSGINAVSHGQTEAAMSLGLPRSKTLKLVVIPQALRIIIPPLTSQYLNLTKNSSLAMAIGYPDLVSVFAGTTLNQTGQAIEIIAMTMGVYLTLSLVTSALMNLYNRKVALVER from the coding sequence ATGAAACCTACTATTAGCGAGGCAGGCAAGGCGCCATCGTCAAAAACCAGCCTTCTGTATAATCCCACCTTTCGCTCAGTCGCCTTTCAGATTATTGCTGTTAGCGCACTAGCTTTTTTTATCTACACTATTGTTAACAATGCACTTACCAACTTAGACTCCCGTGGTATTGCCACAGGTTTTGGTTTCCTCGATCAAGAAGCTGGCTTTGGGATTGGCCTATCACTGATCGAATATGATGAAACTTTTTCCTACGGTCGCACGTTTTGGGTCGGCTTAATTAACACCGCTCTCGTATCTGTACTTGGAATCATCGTTGCCACAGTACTCGGATTCGTGATTGGTATTGCTCGCCTGTCATCGAACTGGCTAGTGAGCCGTTTAGCGGCGGTTTACATCGAAGTCTTCCGTAACATTCCACTGCTGTTGCAGATTTTCTTCTGGTACTTTGCGGTTTTGCAAGCCTTGCCTTCACCGCGACAGAGTTTAAGTCTTGGTGAAGCTATCTTTATCAATGTTCGCGGTTTGTTCTTCCCCGCGCCGGTGCTAGAAGCAGGCGCGATGGTGGTCATTGGTGCTTTTTTGGTCGGTATTGTTGCCACTATCGTCATTAATATCTGGGCAAACAACCGCCAAAAACTCACTGGTAAGCAAACACCGATGCTACGCATAGGCGTAGGATTGATCGTTGTGTTACCGGTTGTGGTCTATTTTATTATGGGCGCCCCCATTTCTGCTGAGTATCCTGAACTGAAAGGCTTTAACTTCCGCGGTGGTATTAGCATTATTCCTGAACTGGCGGCATTACTGTTGGCATTAAGTATCTACACCGCCTCTTTTATCGCGGAAATTGTTCGCTCTGGTATCAACGCCGTAAGCCATGGGCAAACAGAAGCTGCAATGTCATTAGGTTTACCTCGCTCGAAAACATTAAAGCTAGTCGTGATACCTCAAGCACTGCGCATCATTATTCCACCTTTAACCAGTCAGTACCTAAACCTAACGAAAAACTCCTCACTTGCAATGGCGATCGGTTACCCAGATCTGGTCTCTGTATTTGCTGGGACAACCTTGAACCAGACCGGTCAGGCTATCGAAATCATTGCCATGACAATGGGGGTTTATCTGACGTTAAGTTTGGTCACGTCAGCGTTAATGAACCTATACAACCGTAAAGTGGCTTTGGTGGAGAGATAA
- a CDS encoding amino acid ABC transporter ATP-binding protein yields MTQQQDYMIEINDMNKWYGEFHVLKNINLKVKKGEKIVICGPSGSGKSTMIRCINRLEEHQRGHIFVSGNELTEDLKNIEAVRREVGMCFQHFNLFPHLTVLENCTLAPIWVKKMPKEEAEKIAMQYLERVKIPDQADKYPGQLSGGQQQRVAIARSLCMNPQVMLFDEPTSALDPEMVREVLDVMVELAEEGMTMLCVTHEMGFAKEVADRVIFMDAGEIIEENNPTDFFENPQSDRTQNFLAQILHH; encoded by the coding sequence ATGACGCAGCAACAAGACTACATGATCGAAATTAACGACATGAACAAGTGGTACGGTGAGTTCCACGTACTAAAAAACATCAACTTAAAAGTAAAAAAAGGCGAGAAAATTGTTATCTGTGGCCCATCTGGTTCAGGTAAATCGACCATGATTCGATGCATCAACCGTTTGGAAGAGCATCAACGAGGGCATATTTTCGTCTCAGGTAATGAGCTGACTGAGGATCTTAAGAACATTGAAGCCGTGCGCCGAGAAGTGGGCATGTGTTTTCAACACTTTAACTTGTTCCCACATCTAACAGTCTTAGAAAACTGCACATTAGCACCTATTTGGGTCAAGAAAATGCCCAAAGAAGAAGCGGAAAAAATCGCGATGCAGTACTTAGAACGCGTGAAAATTCCCGATCAGGCTGATAAGTACCCAGGTCAATTGTCAGGTGGGCAACAGCAACGTGTGGCGATAGCGCGCTCTTTGTGTATGAACCCTCAAGTGATGCTCTTTGATGAACCCACCTCAGCGCTTGACCCTGAAATGGTGCGTGAAGTGCTTGATGTTATGGTTGAGTTGGCAGAGGAAGGTATGACCATGCTCTGCGTTACACATGAAATGGGGTTCGCGAAAGAGGTTGCTGATCGTGTGATATTCATGGATGCAGGTGAAATCATCGAAGAAAACAACCCGACAGACTTTTTTGAAAATCCTCAGTCTGATCGGACACAAAACTTCCTCGCGCAAATATTACACCACTAA
- a CDS encoding amino acid ABC transporter permease, with the protein MSTHQFQPDLPPPSNTVGAVGWLRRNLFNGPVNSIVTLVLGYFAFTGLWGIAEWAFINADWSGTTRNDCTSDGACWVFISVRWEQFMYGFYPEAELWRPRLFYATLAVFTVLLAYENTPKRMWIWLVFVNIYPFFAAGLLYGGVFGLEVVETHKWGGLLVTLIIALVGIVVSLPIGVALALGRRSDMPIIRSICTVYIEVWRGVPLITVLFMASVMLPLFMSEGSETDKLIRALIGVVMFAAAYMAEVVRGGLQAIPKGQYEAADALGLTYWKKMGLIILPQALKITIPSIVNTFIGLFKDTSLVLIIGMFDVLGIGQAANTDPEWLGFAVESYVFVALVFWVFCFGMSRYSIWLENKLHTGHKR; encoded by the coding sequence ATGAGTACACATCAATTTCAACCAGACTTGCCGCCTCCTTCTAATACGGTTGGTGCCGTCGGATGGTTACGTCGTAACTTATTCAATGGCCCTGTTAACTCGATTGTCACCTTGGTGTTAGGGTACTTCGCGTTTACCGGTCTATGGGGAATTGCCGAATGGGCGTTCATCAATGCCGACTGGAGTGGCACCACACGAAATGACTGCACAAGCGATGGGGCTTGCTGGGTGTTTATTAGTGTTCGTTGGGAGCAATTTATGTACGGTTTCTACCCTGAAGCCGAACTATGGCGCCCTCGCCTATTTTACGCCACCCTTGCGGTATTTACTGTGTTGCTTGCGTACGAGAACACGCCAAAGCGCATGTGGATATGGCTGGTCTTTGTCAACATCTATCCATTTTTTGCTGCGGGTTTATTGTATGGTGGTGTGTTTGGATTAGAAGTGGTCGAAACCCACAAATGGGGTGGCTTGCTGGTAACGCTAATCATCGCGCTGGTGGGTATCGTTGTATCGCTGCCAATCGGCGTTGCACTGGCGCTTGGCCGTCGCTCAGATATGCCTATTATCCGCAGTATCTGTACTGTCTACATCGAAGTCTGGCGTGGCGTACCGTTAATTACAGTACTCTTTATGGCCTCAGTAATGTTACCACTCTTTATGTCAGAAGGCTCAGAAACCGATAAACTGATTCGGGCACTCATCGGCGTGGTGATGTTTGCTGCGGCTTACATGGCAGAAGTTGTTCGTGGTGGCTTGCAAGCGATCCCTAAAGGTCAATATGAGGCTGCCGATGCACTGGGATTAACCTATTGGAAAAAAATGGGGCTGATTATCTTGCCGCAAGCGCTCAAGATCACCATCCCTTCTATCGTCAACACTTTCATCGGTCTCTTTAAAGACACCAGCTTGGTTCTGATCATCGGTATGTTCGATGTTCTTGGAATCGGGCAAGCAGCCAACACTGATCCCGAGTGGTTAGGATTTGCGGTTGAGAGTTATGTATTTGTCGCGTTAGTGTTCTGGGTATTTTGTTTTGGCATGTCGCGTTATTCGATATGGCTTGAGAACAAACTCCATACCGGCCACAAACGATAA
- a CDS encoding cadherin-like domain-containing protein, which yields MGIANLLTAVSSAGGQSIVIGVDGTVRLLKAGEKPLPGELVINLSNQDPLNNTPIAIEQVDQQGDALDVTQQVDDIIAAIEQGEDPTLADPELAPAAGEVLGSSLAASGTVVRDGAESQPETLFVTEASNTLNLSRTQSLELESLLFSDGTSPALVLPPIAVDDPVGYSVSFGNMTSEIASGSQGWNGADISASFNGQTVNALPEYMDRLAVTGTDIPGGPGHQLQYDRNTQQSEKLSIKFDQAVTQGRFAITNLYSDEGEKPASGEQNNEVGVWIAYLDGVVAASGSFEGVSGGGKAFFDIDTQGNAFDEIVFMANEYSLGVQNDTTNDSSDYFVAGIEVSSPGHYAVNQDQELTISVAEILQNDSDPDGTIVNLIQLLDGNSNGTARLEGDNIIFKPNPGWSGNTQLEYQIVDADGQTDNAFISIVVNKTPSSAIVESVEMLDDTVYEGESLIYTVTLDKPTLSTTDYEFSFKLLDDPLGSDVKLDQLSFTNGVTVSADGKLIVPEGVAKFDVVLPTIIDLENDSGERVELTIFNTDTNGNTTEQSSTGTILDIDVGYELTQGDVTTAGDDPYAWVYDNVSASYDGNDAHAYINSNTGRIGIIDGPQDGGPTNQIQYDRQSGQSEKLSIKLDSPATSGRFVISRLFANEGEGENNHESGTWVAKLNGESVASGSFDGEGLYRGDRNSFDIDTNGFAFDEIVFSANEYSAGLQGDQEIDSSDYFVEGLHVSASNEFTIQKSAQASDMTQLEIPAAHIFNKLANSNPDTLSLTNASLTNPQAGQVTIQNGMLIFTAAVGFVGETHLKFEVTEADGSLRYGVLDIKVADTVASSEVQAITAEETFVPEGEQLHFSIQLDKVTLDDTLFDVSLLSKPVGAGVETDILSELANASFTNGVKFHLNADGSGSFEVPESVAEFEVYIPVALDTTNNGMRDVTLTVANVESEVSVVDQYHSVTLANDILTADDGMDLFKWVDQPYPDDKSFTVDGFEPGRDKLDLSDLFDDNVQFDDILAAVQVTPSNNSSEVELEFETKHAGTMTINVESHDPLVAFDTQSSDALLKELLISLPD from the coding sequence ATGGGTATTGCTAATTTGCTAACAGCAGTTAGCTCAGCGGGAGGGCAGTCAATAGTTATAGGTGTAGACGGTACCGTAAGACTATTGAAGGCAGGAGAGAAGCCTTTACCCGGCGAGCTAGTGATTAATTTGTCCAACCAAGATCCCCTTAACAACACACCGATTGCGATTGAACAAGTCGACCAGCAAGGTGACGCTTTAGATGTGACTCAGCAAGTTGACGATATCATCGCTGCAATTGAGCAGGGTGAAGATCCGACACTTGCAGACCCAGAGCTGGCACCAGCGGCCGGTGAGGTATTGGGCTCAAGTCTTGCTGCGTCAGGAACCGTGGTTCGTGATGGGGCTGAATCCCAACCTGAGACGCTATTTGTCACTGAGGCGTCTAACACGCTAAATCTTTCGAGAACTCAAAGCCTTGAGCTGGAATCGCTGCTGTTTTCTGACGGTACATCACCTGCACTTGTGCTGCCTCCTATCGCCGTTGATGATCCAGTAGGTTATTCCGTCTCGTTTGGTAATATGACATCAGAAATCGCTTCAGGGAGTCAAGGCTGGAATGGGGCCGATATTTCTGCTTCATTTAATGGTCAAACGGTGAACGCTCTGCCTGAATACATGGATCGACTCGCGGTTACAGGCACCGATATCCCAGGTGGTCCTGGCCATCAGTTGCAATACGATAGAAATACTCAGCAATCAGAAAAACTCAGTATCAAGTTTGATCAGGCCGTTACACAAGGTCGCTTTGCCATCACGAACTTATACAGTGATGAAGGCGAAAAGCCTGCATCGGGTGAGCAGAATAACGAAGTAGGTGTATGGATTGCCTATTTAGACGGTGTGGTTGCCGCCAGTGGCTCTTTTGAGGGTGTGAGCGGAGGAGGGAAAGCCTTTTTTGACATTGATACTCAAGGCAACGCATTTGATGAAATAGTCTTTATGGCCAACGAGTATAGCCTTGGGGTGCAAAACGACACAACCAATGACTCTTCCGACTATTTCGTTGCGGGTATCGAGGTCTCTTCTCCAGGTCATTATGCAGTTAACCAAGACCAAGAGTTGACGATCTCTGTGGCAGAGATTCTGCAAAATGACTCCGATCCAGATGGCACGATAGTGAATCTTATCCAACTGTTGGATGGTAACTCAAATGGCACTGCAAGGCTGGAAGGTGACAATATCATCTTTAAACCTAATCCGGGTTGGAGTGGAAACACGCAACTGGAGTACCAGATCGTTGATGCCGATGGTCAAACTGATAACGCGTTTATTTCCATTGTTGTAAACAAAACACCATCGTCTGCGATCGTGGAATCGGTAGAGATGCTCGATGATACTGTGTATGAAGGTGAGTCGTTAATTTATACGGTAACACTAGATAAGCCCACTTTGTCGACCACTGACTATGAGTTCTCGTTTAAATTGCTCGATGATCCACTGGGTTCCGATGTCAAACTGGATCAACTTTCGTTCACCAATGGTGTGACGGTATCGGCTGACGGTAAGTTAATCGTGCCGGAAGGCGTGGCGAAATTTGATGTTGTTTTACCGACCATCATTGATTTAGAAAATGACTCGGGTGAAAGAGTTGAACTGACCATTTTCAACACAGATACGAATGGCAACACGACAGAGCAGTCTAGTACCGGAACCATTCTTGATATTGATGTCGGTTATGAACTCACCCAAGGTGATGTGACAACAGCTGGCGATGACCCATATGCATGGGTATATGACAATGTCAGCGCAAGTTATGACGGCAACGATGCTCACGCATACATCAACTCAAACACCGGTAGAATTGGAATAATAGATGGACCGCAAGATGGTGGTCCGACAAACCAAATTCAGTATGACCGTCAGTCTGGGCAGTCTGAAAAATTGTCTATTAAACTAGACTCGCCAGCCACTTCTGGGCGTTTTGTTATTTCTCGTCTGTTTGCCAATGAAGGTGAGGGTGAGAACAACCACGAATCTGGCACTTGGGTGGCGAAACTCAATGGTGAGTCGGTAGCGAGTGGCTCGTTTGACGGCGAGGGCTTATATCGAGGTGACAGAAATAGCTTTGATATCGATACCAATGGATTTGCCTTCGACGAAATTGTTTTTTCAGCCAATGAGTACAGTGCGGGTTTGCAAGGCGATCAGGAAATTGACTCTTCAGACTATTTTGTCGAAGGTTTGCACGTGAGTGCGAGCAACGAATTTACCATTCAGAAATCGGCACAAGCCAGTGATATGACCCAGCTCGAAATTCCTGCCGCGCACATATTCAATAAGTTAGCCAATAGTAATCCGGACACGTTAAGTTTGACCAACGCGTCATTGACCAACCCTCAAGCAGGGCAAGTGACGATTCAAAATGGCATGTTGATATTCACTGCTGCGGTGGGCTTTGTTGGTGAAACACACCTCAAATTTGAAGTGACAGAAGCTGACGGTAGTTTGCGTTACGGTGTTTTGGATATCAAGGTGGCTGACACTGTTGCGTCGTCAGAGGTGCAAGCGATCACTGCCGAAGAGACGTTTGTCCCAGAGGGGGAGCAACTGCATTTCTCCATTCAACTGGATAAAGTGACCTTAGATGACACCCTATTTGATGTTTCGCTGCTGTCTAAGCCCGTGGGGGCAGGTGTTGAGACTGATATCCTTTCAGAGTTAGCTAATGCTTCGTTTACCAATGGCGTGAAGTTCCACCTTAACGCCGATGGTAGCGGAAGTTTTGAAGTACCAGAGAGTGTCGCTGAGTTTGAGGTCTATATTCCTGTCGCCTTGGATACCACCAACAATGGTATGCGAGACGTGACCCTCACTGTTGCAAATGTAGAGTCGGAGGTGAGCGTGGTTGACCAATATCACTCGGTGACCTTAGCGAATGATATTCTGACTGCCGATGATGGTATGGATCTGTTTAAGTGGGTGGATCAACCTTATCCTGATGATAAAAGCTTTACTGTGGATGGTTTTGAACCGGGGCGTGATAAGTTAGATTTATCTGATTTGTTTGACGACAATGTTCAATTTGATGACATATTGGCCGCGGTACAAGTGACGCCAAGCAATAATAGCAGTGAAGTGGAGTTAGAGTTTGAAACTAAGCATGCGGGTACAATGACGATTAACGTTGAAAGTCATGACCCTCTGGTTGCATTCGACACGCAAAGTTCTGATGCGTTGCTTAAAGAACTGCTCATTAGTTTACCTGATTAA
- a CDS encoding class I SAM-dependent methyltransferase, whose protein sequence is MTPSIYLAKGRDKSLRRKHPWIFSRGIHRVEGEPQLGETVDVFSNDGQWLAKAAYSPNSQIRARVWSFDKQDIDQAFFVKRIQDAQLLRNDIIERDGLTGYRLIAAESDGLPGITIDRYQDYFVCQLLSAGAEFNKQFLIDALIEVFPNANIYERSDVAVRKKEGLAETTGVLHGEMPPNSVVIEENGVKISVDIVGGHKTGFYLDQRDSRLQSMKYVKDKEVLNCFSYTGGFGLYALKGGAKRVINADVSQPALDTAKHNAEINEFDISKKRAVFLNADVFKLLREYRDQGTQFDVVVMDPPKFAESKAQLNGACRGYKDINMLAMQILKPGGTLLTYSCSGLMDQVLFQKIIADAAVDANRQVKFVERFEQAADHPTDTAYPEGFYLKGFACKVL, encoded by the coding sequence ATGACACCATCAATTTACCTAGCTAAAGGTCGAGACAAATCACTTCGCCGCAAGCACCCTTGGATCTTCTCTCGCGGAATTCATCGTGTGGAAGGCGAACCACAACTAGGTGAAACAGTTGATGTGTTTAGTAATGATGGTCAATGGCTAGCGAAAGCGGCTTACTCGCCAAACTCGCAGATCCGCGCTCGAGTTTGGAGCTTCGACAAGCAAGATATCGATCAAGCGTTTTTTGTTAAACGCATCCAAGATGCGCAATTGCTGCGCAATGATATTATCGAACGTGATGGTTTGACCGGATACCGCCTTATTGCCGCAGAATCTGATGGCTTACCAGGCATCACGATCGATAGATACCAAGACTATTTTGTTTGTCAGCTGCTAAGTGCTGGTGCTGAATTCAACAAGCAATTTTTGATCGATGCCCTTATTGAAGTCTTCCCTAATGCCAACATCTACGAACGCTCTGATGTTGCAGTTCGTAAAAAAGAAGGTCTAGCAGAGACTACTGGGGTATTACACGGTGAAATGCCACCAAATTCCGTTGTGATTGAGGAAAACGGCGTCAAAATCAGTGTGGATATTGTCGGTGGACATAAAACCGGATTCTACCTCGATCAGCGTGACAGCCGCTTGCAATCGATGAAATACGTCAAGGACAAAGAAGTATTAAACTGCTTCTCCTACACCGGAGGATTTGGTCTTTACGCACTCAAAGGCGGTGCAAAGCGAGTTATCAACGCTGACGTTTCTCAACCGGCTCTTGACACCGCTAAGCACAATGCAGAAATCAATGAGTTTGATATCTCTAAAAAGCGCGCTGTTTTCCTCAATGCCGATGTATTTAAGTTGCTGCGAGAATATCGCGATCAAGGGACCCAGTTTGATGTCGTGGTTATGGACCCACCTAAATTTGCCGAAAGCAAAGCACAACTGAATGGCGCTTGTCGTGGTTACAAAGACATTAATATGCTAGCAATGCAGATCCTTAAACCTGGCGGTACACTACTCACCTATTCATGTTCAGGATTGATGGATCAAGTATTGTTCCAGAAAATTATTGCTGACGCCGCAGTTGACGCTAATCGCCAAGTGAAATTTGTCGAGCGCTTTGAACAAGCGGCAGATCACCCAACGGATACCGCATACCCTGAGGGTTTCTACCTTAAAGGCTTTGCTTGTAAAGTATTGTAG
- a CDS encoding OmpA family protein, with the protein MINKVIPFAACAALLSGCVAGDKQYDYIATPTPNQVADLIDDDNDGVINARDLCTSTPTGAKIDNVGCGEIEKSSESLKLHILFANDSSEIMPIFDTQIEQMAAFLTQYPETEIEIQGYASKVGSEEYNLALSERRALTVEKALESYDINPDRVRVVGFGETKLEDQGEDEISHARNRKVVANVVGYKGNVVEEWTIFTRLPK; encoded by the coding sequence ATGATAAACAAAGTGATCCCTTTTGCGGCTTGCGCAGCTTTGCTTAGTGGTTGTGTGGCAGGCGACAAGCAGTATGACTATATCGCGACTCCCACTCCAAACCAGGTGGCCGATCTAATTGATGATGACAACGATGGCGTAATCAATGCACGCGATTTGTGTACCTCGACCCCGACAGGAGCCAAAATCGATAACGTAGGTTGTGGCGAGATCGAAAAATCATCAGAATCACTCAAACTGCACATTCTGTTTGCCAATGACTCTAGCGAAATCATGCCGATTTTCGACACACAAATTGAGCAAATGGCAGCATTCTTAACCCAATACCCTGAGACCGAAATCGAAATTCAAGGTTATGCCAGCAAAGTCGGCAGTGAAGAGTACAACTTAGCGCTATCCGAACGCCGAGCTTTAACGGTAGAAAAGGCACTCGAGTCGTATGACATTAACCCAGATCGAGTTCGAGTGGTTGGTTTTGGCGAAACAAAACTCGAAGACCAAGGTGAAGATGAGATAAGCCACGCCCGCAATCGCAAAGTGGTGGCAAACGTGGTTGGATATAAAGGTAACGTCGTTGAAGAGTGGACAATTTTCACTCGATTACCGAAATAA
- a CDS encoding Bax inhibitor-1/YccA family protein — MNSPMFTRSTSATRTLEINKTLKNTYFLLSMTLVTSAIAAMFTMAIGISPIMALVMQVAAIGILFFALPKSINSSMGIVWTFVFTTLMGGALGPMLTYYASIANGPAIIAQALGLTGMVFLGLSAYTITSKKDFSFMRNFLFAGLIIVIVAALINIFVGSTLGQLAISSMSALLFSGFILFDTSRIVRGEETNYVSATISMYLNILNLFTSLLSILGIMNND, encoded by the coding sequence ATGAACAGTCCTATGTTTACGCGATCAACCAGTGCGACTAGAACACTTGAGATCAACAAGACACTTAAGAATACATACTTTTTACTATCGATGACGCTTGTAACCAGCGCTATCGCAGCTATGTTCACCATGGCTATCGGTATATCTCCAATCATGGCGCTTGTTATGCAAGTAGCGGCTATCGGTATTCTGTTCTTCGCCCTGCCTAAGAGCATTAACTCGTCAATGGGCATTGTATGGACGTTTGTCTTCACCACTCTAATGGGCGGTGCGCTTGGTCCAATGCTGACTTATTACGCATCGATTGCGAATGGTCCAGCGATCATCGCTCAGGCGCTTGGTTTAACGGGTATGGTTTTCTTGGGTCTTTCTGCATACACAATCACCAGCAAGAAAGATTTCTCATTCATGCGTAACTTCTTGTTCGCTGGTCTAATCATCGTGATTGTTGCAGCATTGATTAACATCTTTGTTGGTTCGACATTAGGTCAGTTAGCAATCAGCAGCATGTCTGCATTACTGTTTTCTGGTTTCATCCTATTTGATACTAGCCGTATTGTGCGTGGCGAAGAGACCAACTACGTAAGCGCAACCATCTCAATGTACCTAAACATCCTCAACCTATTTACTAGCTTGTTGAGCATTCTAGGCATTATGAACAACGACTAA
- a CDS encoding TusE/DsrC/DsvC family sulfur relay protein, which yields MFEYNGKQIETDAQGYLLDHTQWEEGMIAVLAAQEGIELTDAHLEVVHFVREFYDEFNTSPAVRMLVKAMEKAHGPEKGNSKYLFKLFKEGPAKQATKLAGLPKPAKCL from the coding sequence ATGTTTGAATACAACGGCAAGCAAATCGAAACCGACGCACAAGGCTACCTACTCGACCACACTCAGTGGGAAGAAGGAATGATTGCAGTACTGGCTGCGCAAGAAGGCATTGAACTTACTGATGCGCATCTCGAAGTTGTGCATTTTGTCCGCGAGTTCTACGATGAGTTTAATACCTCACCCGCGGTACGCATGTTAGTAAAAGCGATGGAAAAAGCGCACGGCCCTGAAAAAGGCAACAGTAAGTACCTGTTCAAGCTTTTTAAAGAAGGCCCAGCTAAACAAGCAACAAAACTGGCAGGCTTACCTAAACCAGCTAAGTGTCTATAA
- the yccX gene encoding acylphosphatase → MDLSTTKFIVSGRVQGVGFRYHTAYFGLKLGATGYAKNLWDGDVEVMITGNEEQINQMHHYLLDGPRSARVDNLRREEVDYQAFQGFDIL, encoded by the coding sequence ATGGACTTATCAACCACCAAATTTATCGTGTCAGGCAGGGTGCAAGGTGTGGGTTTTCGATACCACACGGCCTATTTTGGTTTAAAGCTTGGTGCGACTGGGTATGCCAAGAACTTGTGGGATGGTGATGTTGAAGTGATGATCACGGGAAATGAAGAGCAGATCAACCAGATGCATCATTACTTACTTGATGGGCCAAGAAGTGCGAGAGTCGATAACTTACGCAGAGAAGAGGTGGATTATCAGGCTTTTCAGGGGTTTGATATCCTGTAG